Proteins encoded in a region of the Schaalia hyovaginalis genome:
- a CDS encoding C2 family cysteine protease: MITIFSSMVADAPGDANVIYTLASSVRDAKTKLEAAETSFASQANMAPNWEGQARDAYENSFSEMRRRTAALTDGTGDGATSLEIYAGEIASTHSAVEALQTEMQRMDQRLEEADPADRSVLFYAMLPSAFNVAGEYRFRIGHLKQAATTCAAELREALHLETVAVDNEGNPTSASDRRGLRPDEIDAINAQLKGGDISYRDVNQGAIGDCYYLSALMALMNTDEGDDWLRSCITPHYAADGTIDGYLVTVYDDPLHPDASASQTVLVRDIYANGVKGDDGEAGIATLFEAAYGQIHPQGVGGAGGKGNDIWGGWPEEALEDVTGEDATTVNSGGQGVFGWGAGYSHQEQQQIIDALDNGQPVATETATGAGSYDKDGQASVNVTVDGQPETIRLYDGHAYMVVDADENGVVLCNPHGSNPIAGGGATDDGEFRMSWEDYGTYFGSTSMGRIP; the protein is encoded by the coding sequence ATGATCACTATCTTTTCGTCGATGGTTGCAGACGCCCCGGGTGATGCGAATGTGATCTATACCTTGGCCTCGTCGGTCCGAGACGCGAAGACAAAGCTGGAAGCGGCCGAGACGTCATTCGCCAGTCAGGCGAATATGGCCCCGAATTGGGAAGGCCAGGCGCGAGATGCTTATGAGAACTCGTTCAGCGAAATGCGTCGACGCACGGCTGCTCTGACCGACGGAACTGGCGATGGAGCTACGAGCCTCGAAATCTATGCAGGAGAGATAGCATCCACGCATTCCGCTGTCGAAGCTCTACAAACAGAAATGCAGCGCATGGACCAGCGACTGGAGGAGGCGGATCCCGCTGACCGCAGCGTCCTCTTCTACGCCATGCTTCCTTCGGCGTTCAATGTGGCCGGAGAATATCGCTTCCGCATCGGGCATTTGAAGCAGGCAGCGACAACGTGTGCGGCCGAATTGCGGGAGGCGCTGCATCTCGAGACTGTTGCAGTGGATAACGAGGGGAATCCAACGTCGGCTTCGGATCGCCGTGGACTCAGGCCTGATGAAATCGACGCGATTAATGCTCAGCTGAAAGGCGGCGATATCAGTTACCGTGACGTCAATCAAGGAGCTATTGGAGACTGCTACTACCTGTCCGCACTCATGGCGCTGATGAACACTGATGAAGGAGACGATTGGCTCCGCAGCTGTATCACGCCTCATTATGCGGCCGACGGGACGATTGACGGCTACCTGGTGACGGTCTACGACGACCCTTTGCATCCCGATGCCTCTGCATCGCAAACGGTCCTGGTTAGAGATATCTACGCCAATGGTGTCAAGGGAGACGATGGAGAAGCGGGCATCGCCACCCTCTTCGAAGCCGCGTACGGGCAGATCCACCCGCAGGGAGTTGGCGGCGCAGGTGGCAAGGGCAACGACATATGGGGTGGGTGGCCTGAAGAGGCCCTTGAAGATGTCACCGGTGAGGACGCCACGACCGTGAACAGCGGCGGCCAGGGCGTCTTCGGTTGGGGGGCGGGTTACTCCCACCAGGAGCAGCAGCAGATCATTGATGCGCTCGACAACGGACAGCCGGTCGCTACTGAGACAGCCACGGGCGCCGGTTCGTATGACAAGGATGGCCAGGCGTCGGTGAATGTCACTGTCGACGGGCAGCCAGAAACGATCCGGCTCTACGACGGTCACGCGTACATGGTGGTTGACGCCGATGAGAACGGCGTGGTCCTGTGTAATCCTCACGGTTCCAATCCGATCGCCGGCGGCGGGGCGACCGACGACGGTGAATTCAGGATGTCCTGGGAGGACTACGGCACCTACTTCGGTTCGACATCAATGGGGCGCATTCCATGA
- a CDS encoding WXG100 family type VII secretion target, which yields MDLKVNYGSLSTASGDLNAGAAAIQSTLDNMDAELQQLHSNWEGDAQEAYLIAKQQWTEGMTGMRDVLAQISTLVDSANQSYNSTDSANAARFQ from the coding sequence ATGGATCTCAAAGTCAACTACGGATCGCTCAGCACTGCTTCCGGCGATCTCAATGCCGGTGCCGCCGCCATTCAGTCCACCCTGGACAACATGGATGCTGAGCTTCAGCAGCTCCACTCCAACTGGGAGGGCGATGCGCAAGAGGCCTACCTGATCGCCAAGCAGCAGTGGACCGAGGGCATGACCGGTATGCGCGATGTCCTCGCGCAGATCTCGACCCTCGTCGATTCGGCCAACCAGTCGTACAACTCGACCGATTCGGCGAACGCTGCACGATTCCAGTGA
- the eccB gene encoding type VII secretion protein EccB, with translation MPSNKDILEAERFNRRRLVTAFSSGTPGGKELEAPNSLRPILIGGVIAALILIVAAVMARFSPTLPQGWENSTMIVVKSTGARYYTIDGSLRPVTNVTSAKLLSEPGSYKTSSVSASTIEGLPRRSQVGITGIPDDVPSSSDLASDKWLSCALPSGTHTWVAGTLERTAIAGSTLVTNEGRQYLISGGTRYLLDTTGTLGPARALGLDQVAPVQVEAAWLDLFVKGSDLAPLSIEDAGLPAENMPERLASARIGTIIEVRNDADDGSPSRSYIVTGNGRIAALSSVARQMYELSDAYRSAGNPLTASLADIQDLGGTESFGPSDWPPTIDLEKVVDTESVPCANLVLTESGASTELLSMNALEATKAALGTSGTGTGSDATTMTKPSGTVTVRGGSGALVRASSGGTLGSVIFISDMGKAHSLGENPADSIARLSWTADDLVTIPSAWARLVEPGEDMTAEAVWNTVSVQ, from the coding sequence ATGCCCTCGAACAAAGACATCCTCGAAGCCGAGCGCTTCAACCGACGCCGCCTCGTCACCGCATTCTCATCCGGCACCCCCGGGGGGAAGGAGCTCGAGGCACCCAACAGCCTGCGTCCGATCCTCATCGGCGGCGTCATCGCAGCGCTCATCCTCATCGTCGCAGCGGTCATGGCTCGTTTCTCCCCGACTCTGCCCCAAGGCTGGGAGAATTCGACGATGATCGTCGTCAAATCGACCGGCGCACGCTATTACACGATCGACGGGTCCCTGCGTCCGGTCACCAACGTCACTTCCGCGAAGCTCCTGTCAGAGCCGGGCTCGTACAAGACGAGCAGCGTGTCGGCTTCGACCATCGAAGGGCTCCCCCGACGATCCCAAGTCGGAATCACCGGCATCCCCGATGACGTCCCTTCTTCATCCGACCTCGCCTCCGATAAATGGCTGTCCTGCGCACTCCCCTCGGGAACCCACACCTGGGTAGCCGGAACTCTCGAACGAACGGCGATCGCGGGCTCCACGCTCGTCACCAACGAGGGCAGGCAGTACCTCATCAGCGGGGGCACACGCTACCTGCTCGACACGACCGGCACCCTCGGCCCCGCCCGAGCCCTCGGCCTCGATCAGGTGGCTCCGGTCCAAGTCGAGGCCGCTTGGCTCGACCTCTTCGTCAAAGGATCAGATCTGGCCCCCCTGTCGATCGAGGACGCCGGACTGCCCGCAGAGAACATGCCCGAGCGTCTCGCGTCGGCCCGCATCGGTACCATCATCGAGGTCCGCAACGATGCTGACGACGGCTCGCCCAGCCGCAGCTACATCGTCACAGGAAACGGTCGCATCGCTGCCCTGTCATCCGTCGCGCGCCAGATGTACGAGCTGTCCGACGCCTACAGGAGTGCCGGGAATCCGCTCACCGCGTCCCTCGCCGACATCCAGGACCTGGGAGGGACCGAGTCCTTCGGTCCCTCCGACTGGCCCCCGACGATCGACCTCGAAAAGGTCGTCGACACCGAATCCGTCCCCTGCGCGAACCTCGTCCTGACCGAATCCGGTGCGAGTACCGAACTCCTGTCGATGAATGCCCTGGAGGCGACGAAGGCCGCCCTCGGCACCTCGGGGACCGGCACCGGATCCGACGCGACCACGATGACGAAGCCGAGCGGCACTGTCACCGTCCGAGGCGGTTCGGGCGCCCTCGTCCGCGCGTCCTCGGGCGGGACCCTCGGCTCCGTCATATTCATCTCCGACATGGGGAAAGCACACAGCCTGGGAGAGAATCCGGCCGACTCCATCGCCCGACTGTCGTGGACCGCCGACGATTTGGTCACAATTCCCTCGGCGTGGGCGCGACTCGTCGAGCCGGGTGAGGACATGACCGCTGAGGCGGTATGGAATACCGTGAGCGTCCAATGA
- a CDS encoding S8 family serine peptidase, translating into MRRRLLTSLMMTAFIGVSLLPVQPARADDRAATDDPCVETFNEHTLVSQAPSFIAQLGMNDAWRLSEGNVLVAVVDSGVDASNPHLAGGTVIAGKDFVGQTDGRIDVSGHGTAVAGEIAARRIEGSGVVGIAPQSRILPVRVYESNDPQTVEDGHGPDSRVTAEGIRWAADQGAVIITVPLSSPTPSPELESAVRYATDRGSLVVASAGNVDAANDSGANTIRYPAAYPEVLSVTAVDDTGLPSDNVVAGTHVEVAAPGGKVLTTYKSYGDCVLAPDAPTASYATGYAAGLAALVASAYPSESVAEWEYRILATALRTNAARKSDRLGWGIIAPYDALTFTNDGTALGPDNPKYPRGEKTVEPLMIRPAPLVDHSGAHRRLVLVITGAGSALVAAVLLVSWMRRRQWGPHASENASPIQSRVTHSSTALD; encoded by the coding sequence ATGAGGAGGCGATTACTCACCAGCCTCATGATGACGGCGTTCATCGGCGTCTCTCTCCTCCCGGTACAACCGGCTCGTGCAGACGATCGTGCGGCGACAGATGATCCGTGCGTCGAGACCTTCAACGAGCACACTCTCGTCTCCCAAGCGCCCTCTTTCATCGCGCAGCTGGGGATGAACGATGCATGGCGCTTATCCGAGGGCAATGTCCTCGTCGCTGTCGTCGACTCCGGCGTCGATGCCTCCAACCCGCATCTTGCCGGAGGCACCGTCATTGCCGGCAAGGATTTCGTCGGCCAGACCGATGGACGAATCGATGTCTCCGGACACGGAACCGCCGTCGCGGGTGAAATCGCGGCACGGCGGATCGAGGGCTCAGGTGTCGTCGGAATCGCACCCCAGTCGCGGATTCTGCCCGTCCGCGTCTATGAGAGCAACGATCCGCAGACGGTCGAGGACGGTCACGGCCCGGACTCTCGAGTGACGGCCGAAGGGATCCGCTGGGCCGCCGACCAGGGCGCAGTCATCATCACCGTCCCCCTGTCGTCTCCGACTCCTTCGCCCGAACTCGAGAGCGCCGTCCGTTATGCGACGGACCGGGGCTCCCTGGTGGTCGCCTCAGCGGGCAACGTCGACGCTGCGAATGACTCGGGGGCCAATACCATCCGCTACCCCGCCGCTTACCCGGAAGTCCTGTCGGTGACGGCCGTTGACGACACCGGACTGCCAAGCGACAACGTCGTCGCAGGCACACACGTCGAGGTCGCTGCTCCCGGAGGCAAGGTGTTGACGACCTATAAGAGCTATGGTGACTGCGTGCTCGCCCCCGATGCCCCGACGGCCTCGTACGCCACCGGCTATGCGGCGGGCCTCGCCGCTCTCGTTGCCTCGGCTTATCCGTCCGAATCAGTGGCCGAATGGGAGTACCGGATCCTCGCGACTGCGCTCCGGACGAATGCGGCGAGGAAATCGGATCGTCTCGGCTGGGGGATCATCGCCCCGTATGACGCGCTCACCTTCACGAACGACGGGACGGCTCTCGGACCGGACAATCCGAAGTACCCGCGAGGGGAAAAGACCGTCGAGCCGTTGATGATTCGTCCCGCGCCCCTCGTCGATCATAGCGGAGCGCATCGTCGGCTCGTCCTCGTCATCACAGGAGCAGGATCCGCGCTCGTCGCAGCGGTGCTCCTCGTCTCATGGATGAGAAGGCGCCAGTGGGGGCCGCACGCGTCGGAGAATGCCTCTCCGATTCAGTCGAGGGTGACGCATTCCTCGACTGCCCTCGATTGA
- the eccD gene encoding type VII secretion integral membrane protein EccD, with the protein MTTLSRTSTALMPISVNFAGETVDMSIPQSVSLAEAIPGMVDAMGRMDPRTVSDGFDVVASDGRTLDQSKSLPDQNIRAGALLTLEPIGHSARDLRYDDLVEAVGSSVEKNSTEWTPSDSLQLSSHASAALVLIAALLLALSPEHGYITAAIGIIGALLVTASAAVVIRIPSFAGAISLLATAPLLMMSAGITLVGGGWRPIAWLAGGIGILIAAASFLILPPRLRSIIGAPLVLGSTMALNGAVGAFTTIPADHIASLTLAALLITSLSAPWFALAQIPVRVTGPKSMAPVNIAEVEGRISSSQIFVISLKAGVSLSLGFLAPLLLGSPESILLLGCSGAALMLTTRSLRSRLEVLIGVLAGMMLTVWAMVAAARSYPSLVPGIVIAALAIAACLLAANVVNARMRPWLTRTADGLSIIVLLAILPLTTMVWGVL; encoded by the coding sequence ATGACCACGTTGAGTCGAACGAGCACCGCCCTGATGCCGATCTCGGTGAATTTTGCCGGCGAAACCGTCGACATGTCGATCCCGCAATCGGTGTCCCTCGCCGAGGCCATTCCCGGCATGGTCGACGCCATGGGGAGAATGGACCCGCGCACGGTCTCCGACGGATTCGACGTCGTCGCCTCCGACGGTCGCACGCTCGACCAGTCGAAGTCGCTCCCCGACCAGAACATTCGAGCCGGCGCGCTCCTCACCCTCGAACCCATCGGGCACTCCGCCCGCGATCTGCGCTACGACGATCTTGTGGAAGCAGTCGGATCCAGCGTCGAGAAGAACTCGACCGAATGGACGCCCTCCGATTCCCTCCAGTTATCCTCGCATGCCTCCGCGGCGCTCGTCCTCATCGCAGCCCTCCTGCTCGCCCTGAGCCCGGAGCACGGGTACATCACCGCCGCGATCGGAATCATCGGCGCCCTCCTCGTCACCGCCTCCGCCGCGGTCGTCATCAGAATCCCCTCTTTCGCCGGGGCCATCTCGCTGCTCGCCACTGCGCCCCTGCTCATGATGTCGGCCGGCATTACTCTCGTCGGCGGCGGTTGGCGACCGATCGCCTGGCTCGCCGGTGGAATCGGCATCCTCATCGCGGCGGCGAGTTTCCTCATCCTCCCCCCACGTCTGCGGTCCATCATCGGGGCGCCACTCGTCCTCGGATCGACAATGGCCCTCAACGGCGCCGTCGGAGCCTTCACGACGATCCCCGCCGATCACATCGCGTCCCTTACGCTCGCCGCCCTCCTCATCACCTCCCTGTCGGCCCCGTGGTTCGCCCTCGCCCAAATCCCCGTCAGAGTGACGGGCCCCAAATCGATGGCGCCTGTCAACATCGCCGAGGTCGAAGGGAGGATCTCCTCCTCGCAGATCTTCGTCATCTCCCTCAAAGCAGGCGTCTCCCTATCCCTGGGATTCCTCGCCCCCCTGCTGCTCGGATCCCCCGAGTCGATCCTCCTCCTCGGATGCTCCGGCGCCGCCCTCATGCTGACGACGCGCTCGCTGCGTTCCCGCCTCGAGGTCCTCATCGGAGTCCTCGCGGGGATGATGCTCACCGTATGGGCGATGGTCGCTGCCGCCCGGTCGTATCCCTCACTCGTCCCAGGCATCGTCATCGCAGCACTCGCGATAGCCGCCTGCCTCTTGGCCGCCAACGTCGTCAATGCCCGCATGCGCCCGTGGCTCACCCGTACAGCCGACGGCCTGAGCATCATCGTCCTCCTGGCGATCCTCCCTCTGACCACCATGGTGTGGGGCGTGCTCTGA
- a CDS encoding serine/threonine-protein kinase, translated as MTPTPMTAIAPGPELPGFEWVRPLGAGGFADVHLYRQLLPSRDVAIKVVRSQTDERGAAELRREANAMTAVAGHPAIVQLYGAGTAEDGCPYLVMEYCPVSDVGDQVRARPMSIDQALDIMIQISGGVEMLHRSDVVHRDIKPTNIMLDSYGRPVLSDFGVASPVGALADGFLDGFSVLWAPPEQQDQRTHVHPTQDVWALATTTWTLLSGRSPFEDPLGDNSAVAVAARVRSGRVGGLGRADAPAQLEKVLLRAMTVDPLARTPSAAEFGRALQGIQRLMGRPVTRLEIRDPRSDGGSAQPSLGAFGGAVDEGHRDGSESRQADQGTRLRSVPSIDADRTRLRAPSFDFDSGVVARADAWKEPSSATTGRRADDPEEESAPGRVSVWGIVALVLIAAVIIAGLVVAMLTGGGRRITLPAITPDQGNETADPIDAPPAPVTSLKGTINDGNVTWTWIGAEQSQSGTQSGRGVQTATTDHYLYTATRPGEEPVLNNIDANTVTIVGVPGENCLQVVAVSERGRQSRAVEECVTLD; from the coding sequence ATGACGCCTACTCCGATGACCGCGATTGCTCCCGGTCCTGAACTGCCGGGATTCGAATGGGTGCGCCCCCTGGGGGCGGGAGGCTTCGCGGATGTGCACCTCTACCGTCAACTCCTGCCCTCGCGCGACGTGGCCATCAAGGTCGTCCGCTCGCAGACGGACGAGCGAGGCGCCGCGGAGCTGCGACGCGAGGCCAATGCGATGACGGCGGTCGCCGGGCATCCGGCGATCGTTCAGCTGTACGGCGCCGGGACCGCTGAGGACGGATGCCCGTATCTCGTCATGGAGTACTGCCCTGTCTCCGATGTCGGCGATCAAGTGCGAGCGCGTCCCATGTCGATCGATCAGGCCCTCGACATCATGATCCAGATCAGCGGCGGCGTCGAAATGCTCCATCGCTCGGACGTCGTTCATCGAGACATCAAGCCGACGAACATCATGCTCGACTCGTACGGGCGTCCGGTTCTCTCCGACTTCGGGGTGGCCTCTCCCGTCGGCGCCCTCGCCGACGGCTTCCTCGACGGTTTCTCCGTCCTTTGGGCTCCTCCTGAACAGCAGGATCAACGCACCCACGTCCATCCGACGCAAGACGTATGGGCGCTGGCGACCACGACGTGGACCCTCCTGTCGGGGCGCAGCCCCTTCGAGGATCCCCTCGGTGACAACTCCGCCGTCGCCGTCGCCGCGCGAGTCCGATCCGGGCGCGTTGGCGGTCTTGGACGCGCCGACGCCCCCGCTCAACTGGAGAAGGTCCTCCTCCGCGCGATGACCGTCGATCCGCTGGCCCGAACGCCCTCCGCCGCGGAGTTCGGGCGGGCCCTCCAGGGGATTCAACGTCTCATGGGCAGGCCCGTCACCCGTCTCGAGATTCGTGATCCGCGATCCGATGGTGGCTCGGCGCAGCCATCGCTCGGTGCGTTCGGCGGGGCAGTGGACGAAGGCCATCGGGACGGGTCTGAATCGCGACAGGCCGATCAAGGGACTCGACTGCGGTCGGTACCGTCTATCGACGCCGATAGAACAAGGCTTCGTGCGCCGAGCTTCGACTTCGATTCAGGGGTCGTCGCCCGCGCCGATGCCTGGAAAGAGCCGAGCTCGGCGACCACCGGGCGCCGAGCTGATGATCCGGAGGAGGAGTCCGCGCCCGGCCGGGTCTCGGTGTGGGGGATCGTCGCCCTCGTCCTTATCGCAGCCGTGATCATCGCGGGATTGGTCGTCGCCATGCTCACGGGGGGAGGGCGGAGGATCACTCTGCCCGCGATCACTCCCGATCAGGGCAATGAGACCGCTGACCCGATCGACGCCCCTCCGGCCCCGGTCACATCGTTGAAGGGCACGATCAACGACGGCAATGTCACGTGGACATGGATCGGCGCCGAGCAGTCCCAGTCGGGCACCCAGTCCGGGCGAGGCGTCCAGACCGCCACGACCGATCACTACCTGTACACGGCGACCAGGCCCGGTGAGGAGCCTGTCCTCAACAATATCGATGCGAACACAGTGACGATCGTCGGGGTGCCGGGCGAGAACTGTCTGCAGGTCGTCGCAGTGAGCGAACGAGGGCGTCAATCGAGGGCAGTCGAGGAATGCGTCACCCTCGACTGA
- a CDS encoding WXG100 family type VII secretion target yields the protein MAGQISAAEGAILKGADTVSATRDDLKARITTVESQMAAIGSNWTGPAATAFHALMARWNEEASKVNNALVQFEDNLRSAQRDYDTADQEQEATFANLASRLG from the coding sequence ATGGCAGGTCAGATTTCCGCGGCCGAGGGCGCGATCCTCAAGGGTGCCGACACCGTGTCGGCGACCCGGGACGACCTCAAGGCGCGCATCACTACTGTCGAAAGCCAGATGGCTGCTATCGGTTCCAACTGGACCGGTCCCGCAGCTACGGCGTTTCACGCCCTTATGGCCCGTTGGAACGAAGAGGCCTCGAAGGTGAACAACGCCCTCGTTCAGTTCGAGGACAACCTCCGTTCCGCTCAGCGCGACTACGACACCGCTGATCAGGAACAGGAAGCCACTTTCGCCAATCTCGCGAGCCGTCTCGGCTGA